One genomic window of Leptospira paudalimensis includes the following:
- the lepB gene encoding signal peptidase I, whose amino-acid sequence METETLDPNWWSKIKRYVRRSLFVFLFLCFLLFVRIFLFQIYSVQGNSMFPTLEHGSVVFVWKGGYAISAKFFGTELLYTDPSINKLDLVLFVSQEDELVVKRVIGLPGEFYSIESGRVLIDSMELLENYLPKGTYTSEPSTSVFLNRHHSPFLAMDKQGRIPPGYYLLLGDNRQYSTDSRSFGLVPVEKIKGKVIFYF is encoded by the coding sequence ATGGAAACAGAAACTTTAGACCCCAATTGGTGGAGTAAAATCAAACGTTACGTGAGAAGAAGCCTCTTTGTCTTCTTATTTCTCTGTTTCTTACTGTTTGTCCGAATCTTTTTATTCCAAATCTATTCTGTCCAAGGGAATTCCATGTTTCCTACCTTGGAACATGGATCTGTCGTTTTTGTCTGGAAGGGAGGGTATGCCATCTCTGCCAAATTTTTTGGAACGGAATTATTGTACACCGATCCAAGTATCAATAAATTGGACTTAGTCTTATTTGTGAGCCAAGAAGACGAACTTGTCGTTAAACGTGTGATAGGTTTACCTGGCGAATTTTATTCCATTGAATCAGGAAGGGTGCTCATTGATTCCATGGAACTTTTAGAAAATTATCTTCCAAAAGGAACTTACACAAGTGAACCTTCCACTTCTGTCTTTTTAAACAGACATCATTCTCCATTTCTTGCAATGGACAAACAAGGAAGGATCCCTCCTGGTTATTATTTATTACTTGGAGATAATCGACAATATTCAACTGACTCAAGATCCTTTGGACTCGTACCAGTTGAAAAAATCAAAGGAAAGGTAATCTTTTATTTTTAA
- a CDS encoding penicillin-binding protein produces MTEYKLRFKYIFYFILSLFVVLFFRVVYLTYFNENIINLKANKFVQRGTIYDRRGIELAISRESATVGIDPSNIYDPELTAQELGPVLGIPTNKLIETIRDKQNYFLLKREIELSKAENIKALSLPGVRVEKEYKRIYPQGSLAASLLGFTGYDDDKALSGLEMLYNLELLSTPDAESSKGNNVHLTIDSIIQYRLEKSLQKAFLQTASKRGIGMIMDTETGKILAMASFPNFDPNHFQDFPVESHTNWSIRHVYEPGSTMKIFIALMLLNEGKILPGERFHCPGYIEIGKTVIRCTDNHGHVNLDEILQYSCNVGIIKAAQKIDEATYYRYLDSFKFGKRTNFSIHEAKGYLPPQNKWNKSTPYFLSIGQGVSVTPIQLITAAAAVVNGGILFEPSVVSQITNSYGELVHEFSTKSELIGIKPGAASKTLNAMGKAVSQGTGKKAYLENYFIAGKTGTSQKAKAGEGYQAGLFTASFLGFFPADKPKYVGLIVFDEPGGEAHTGGGIAAPVFREVVESIIPIVERSEKALVYRLQNQKNKIFKVDPKQMPDMTGLTASEVIQVLKQLKVKYTLDGSGFVKSQDPKPNTSLSPNVNVKIVLEP; encoded by the coding sequence ATGACAGAATACAAACTTCGTTTTAAATATATCTTCTATTTTATCTTATCATTATTTGTTGTTTTGTTTTTCCGAGTTGTGTATCTCACTTACTTTAATGAAAACATAATCAATTTAAAAGCAAATAAATTTGTACAACGAGGAACCATTTACGATAGACGAGGCATCGAACTTGCGATCTCTCGAGAATCAGCAACGGTTGGAATTGATCCATCCAATATTTATGATCCTGAACTCACCGCACAAGAGTTAGGTCCAGTTCTTGGAATTCCAACAAATAAACTGATCGAAACCATTCGAGACAAACAAAACTATTTTTTACTAAAAAGAGAAATTGAATTATCAAAAGCAGAAAATATCAAAGCACTTTCACTCCCAGGTGTAAGAGTCGAAAAAGAATACAAACGAATTTACCCACAGGGAAGTCTTGCTGCTAGTTTACTTGGATTTACAGGTTATGATGATGATAAAGCCCTATCTGGTCTTGAAATGTTGTATAACTTGGAACTGTTATCCACACCAGATGCTGAATCTTCAAAAGGAAATAATGTTCACCTAACAATTGACAGTATCATACAATACCGATTGGAAAAATCCTTACAAAAAGCTTTTCTCCAAACCGCTTCCAAACGTGGAATCGGAATGATCATGGATACAGAAACAGGAAAAATCCTGGCTATGGCATCCTTTCCTAATTTTGATCCCAATCATTTCCAAGACTTTCCAGTGGAATCCCATACCAATTGGTCCATCCGGCATGTGTATGAACCTGGATCCACAATGAAAATTTTTATCGCATTGATGTTACTAAACGAAGGTAAAATTCTACCAGGAGAACGATTCCATTGTCCGGGATATATTGAAATTGGCAAAACTGTGATTCGTTGCACAGACAACCATGGCCATGTCAATTTAGATGAAATCCTTCAATATTCTTGTAATGTTGGAATCATCAAAGCGGCTCAAAAAATTGACGAGGCAACTTACTATCGTTATTTGGATAGTTTCAAATTTGGCAAAAGAACTAATTTTTCCATCCATGAAGCAAAAGGTTATCTCCCTCCACAAAACAAATGGAACAAAAGTACACCGTATTTTTTGTCAATAGGACAAGGAGTTTCAGTAACACCAATTCAGTTGATTACCGCTGCTGCCGCCGTCGTGAACGGTGGTATTTTATTTGAACCAAGTGTTGTTTCTCAAATCACCAATTCTTATGGTGAGTTGGTGCATGAATTTTCCACCAAATCTGAGTTAATTGGAATTAAGCCTGGTGCTGCTTCAAAAACATTAAATGCAATGGGTAAAGCAGTTTCACAGGGAACGGGAAAAAAGGCATATTTAGAAAACTACTTCATTGCAGGGAAAACAGGGACTTCCCAAAAAGCGAAAGCAGGTGAAGGATACCAAGCGGGTTTATTTACGGCAAGTTTCCTTGGTTTTTTTCCTGCCGACAAACCAAAGTATGTTGGTCTTATCGTTTTTGATGAACCAGGCGGTGAGGCACATACTGGAGGAGGAATTGCTGCTCCCGTTTTTCGTGAAGTTGTAGAAAGTATCATTCCGATTGTAGAAAGAAGTGAAAAGGCATTGGTTTACCGATTACAGAACCAAAAAAACAAAATCTTTAAGGTAGATCCCAAACAAATGCCTGACATGACAGGCCTAACTGCATCGGAAGTAATCCAAGTACTAAAACAATTAAAAGTGAAGTATACTCTTGATGGATCTGGGTTTGTCAAATCCCAAGATCCAAAACCAAATACATCTCTTTCTCCCAATGTAAATGTAAAAATTGTCTTGGAACCGTAA
- a CDS encoding motility associated factor glycosyltransferase family protein yields MNESFLSKNLACLPSQVSELIQNDHSMLEGTHYKRVKSKVGDDTLEINGVWIHSQFDPKKEATRFVAELPHDGTERIYLLFGAGIGYIIPYLLERSKVTIIWMEPFSFLIQETLAKFDFSEALLSGKLVLVTGDNLEDQLSDAVKGKGTHPISFVPHRGSWQWKESEYLKLKLIAEQMFHKKDVNLATLTRFEKIWAKNICYNLPELSEFRPVADLFGIAKGIKVLIACAGPSLSESIPEILRYRNQFLLLAVDTAVPILTSFGVDPDLIYSVDPQALNSQYLEDYTGEGILIFDPTSTYISLRLEKGPNKGFVTSSPFPLLQLLEKTASGEIGSVPFGGSVSTNAASLGTLMGAEKVYLVGQDLSFTKGLAHSKGAVLEERLNYLESRKFRREKHNYKQLFALPQKQVSGIQNETYITNEKMLIFKKWFEDHTKENPWTNLTKFGAKLEGMEHSSFQKEFENTSDQKQIQSVMHVKKLIQSKLKENTSFFERSLLIEDIQNTITSLIEFLILVRQGLTVSQRIYQQIQKNQINPKTFSEDIKRMDLIDEEVSQKKGLNEILSLGIQRVILTITEGYDEQLSLEEKENAQLGVAKKSLLLYEGLYESIRSTKRMLTKSLYRLQSNL; encoded by the coding sequence GTGAACGAATCCTTTCTTTCCAAAAATTTAGCCTGTTTACCTTCACAAGTTTCTGAGTTAATTCAAAATGATCACTCTATGTTGGAAGGTACTCATTACAAACGAGTCAAATCCAAAGTTGGTGATGATACTTTAGAAATTAATGGAGTCTGGATCCACAGCCAATTTGATCCGAAAAAAGAAGCCACACGTTTTGTTGCAGAACTCCCACACGATGGAACCGAACGTATTTATTTGTTGTTTGGTGCAGGAATTGGTTATATCATACCCTATTTATTAGAAAGATCCAAAGTAACGATCATATGGATGGAACCTTTTTCGTTTCTTATACAAGAGACTTTGGCAAAGTTTGATTTTTCAGAAGCATTACTTAGTGGTAAACTGGTTCTTGTTACAGGTGACAATTTAGAAGACCAACTTTCAGACGCAGTTAAGGGAAAGGGAACACATCCCATTAGTTTTGTTCCCCACCGTGGGTCTTGGCAATGGAAAGAATCAGAATACCTTAAATTGAAACTTATCGCCGAACAAATGTTCCATAAGAAGGACGTAAACTTAGCAACATTGACTCGGTTTGAAAAAATTTGGGCAAAAAACATTTGTTACAACCTTCCAGAATTATCAGAGTTTCGACCTGTAGCAGATTTATTTGGCATTGCGAAGGGTATCAAAGTTCTCATTGCTTGTGCAGGACCAAGTTTGTCCGAATCCATTCCTGAAATCCTTCGTTACCGAAACCAATTTTTGTTATTAGCAGTAGACACTGCAGTTCCCATCCTTACATCTTTTGGTGTAGATCCTGATTTAATTTATTCTGTAGATCCTCAGGCATTAAATAGCCAATATTTGGAAGACTACACTGGTGAAGGGATTTTAATTTTTGACCCTACTTCCACATATATTAGCCTTAGATTGGAAAAGGGACCAAACAAAGGTTTTGTGACATCCTCTCCATTTCCATTACTCCAATTATTAGAAAAAACTGCATCTGGTGAAATTGGTTCCGTTCCCTTTGGTGGTTCTGTTTCCACAAATGCTGCAAGTCTTGGAACACTCATGGGTGCCGAGAAAGTGTATTTGGTCGGACAAGATTTAAGTTTTACGAAGGGTCTTGCTCATTCCAAAGGAGCAGTGTTGGAAGAAAGATTAAATTACTTAGAGTCTCGAAAGTTTCGGAGGGAAAAACACAATTACAAACAACTTTTTGCCCTTCCCCAAAAACAAGTTTCGGGAATTCAAAATGAAACCTATATAACCAACGAAAAGATGTTAATTTTTAAAAAATGGTTTGAAGATCATACCAAAGAAAACCCATGGACCAACTTAACAAAGTTTGGTGCCAAATTAGAAGGGATGGAACATTCCAGTTTTCAAAAAGAATTTGAGAATACTTCCGATCAAAAACAAATCCAATCTGTAATGCATGTAAAAAAGTTGATCCAATCTAAATTAAAGGAAAATACTTCCTTTTTTGAACGATCATTACTCATCGAAGATATACAAAATACAATCACATCTTTAATCGAATTTCTGATCCTTGTGAGACAAGGCCTTACCGTTTCACAGCGGATATACCAACAAATCCAAAAAAACCAAATCAATCCAAAAACATTTTCAGAAGATATCAAACGAATGGATTTGATCGATGAGGAGGTATCTCAAAAAAAAGGATTAAATGAAATTTTGAGTTTGGGAATCCAAAGAGTGATTCTTACAATTACAGAAGGGTATGATGAACAATTGAGTTTGGAAGAAAAGGAAAATGCCCAACTAGGTGTAGCTAAAAAATCATTACTTTTATACGAAGGATTGTATGAGTCCATTCGTTCCACCAAACGGATGCTCACAAAATCCTTGTATCGTTTACAATCTAATCTTTAG
- a CDS encoding OmpA family protein gives MAESYYRTINGKQYDNELLEIVEKATKRSKAPIGKNIAKTLFDAIKDGGDYTDVEKRTVKHIRDNFKFSPDADEYLRSEIRKWAAKISVPAAKKKSQSKSSNPKESSSKSKSTRTKKTSISVNESESSYMEIYDSNEDSGYEVAPTPEYNELVALNKFQITPKQSQLGKFIVIGLIVLFFLFLLFFGIRSCNRNSSANLSKQGNVTSQGQESSSRSLERVSIQSGTVSNRFDSQAKAIRYINDLQIRFIKQSMATEETASDKIATLAEALKSYPGIKIRVKGHTCFIGEMDENKILSDERAKFIYDELINNGVNQSQLDYRGFGETAEIDTNQTEAGRIKNRRVDFTVLSVLPKD, from the coding sequence GTGGCAGAAAGTTATTACCGTACCATCAATGGTAAACAATACGACAATGAATTGTTAGAAATCGTTGAGAAGGCCACCAAACGTAGCAAAGCTCCTATTGGCAAAAACATCGCAAAAACATTATTTGATGCCATCAAAGATGGTGGTGATTATACTGATGTTGAAAAAAGAACTGTAAAACACATCCGCGACAATTTTAAATTTTCACCTGATGCAGATGAATACTTACGATCTGAAATTCGTAAGTGGGCAGCTAAGATTTCTGTTCCAGCTGCAAAGAAAAAAAGCCAATCCAAATCTTCGAATCCCAAAGAGTCTTCTTCTAAATCAAAATCCACTCGAACCAAAAAAACATCTATTTCTGTAAATGAATCTGAATCTTCCTATATGGAAATTTATGATTCGAACGAAGACTCTGGTTATGAAGTAGCACCAACTCCCGAATACAACGAACTTGTTGCACTCAATAAATTCCAAATCACTCCGAAACAAAGCCAATTAGGAAAATTCATCGTCATTGGTCTGATTGTATTATTTTTTCTTTTTCTTTTATTCTTTGGCATTCGAAGTTGTAATCGTAATTCAAGTGCAAACCTTTCCAAACAAGGTAACGTAACATCACAAGGACAAGAGTCCAGTTCACGATCTTTAGAACGTGTTAGCATACAATCTGGAACTGTTTCAAATCGATTTGATTCCCAAGCCAAAGCCATTCGTTATATCAATGATTTACAAATTCGTTTTATCAAACAAAGTATGGCAACTGAAGAAACTGCCTCTGATAAAATTGCAACTCTTGCCGAAGCACTAAAATCCTATCCAGGAATTAAAATTCGAGTCAAAGGGCATACCTGTTTCATCGGTGAAATGGACGAAAATAAAATTTTGTCAGACGAACGTGCGAAATTCATTTATGATGAACTCATCAATAATGGTGTGAACCAAAGCCAACTCGACTACCGAGGGTTTGGTGAAACAGCAGAAATTGATACGAACCAAACGGAAGCCGGCCGAATCAAAAACAGAAGGGTAGACTTTACTGTATTATCAGTCCTTCCTAAAGATTAG
- a CDS encoding sigma 54-interacting transcriptional regulator, with protein sequence MSVKQDISGALRKIQKEIQQLPNITDRLNFILDMTLTLFGASTGSISIMDQEEKVLTIVAAKGMDWEKKIAAKLPFNLGVTGRAASTREITYVPDVLLDKDYVKLIETVRSELAIPLLTRDSVVGVLNLESDKVNFFSPDIINQATLFASQLTIVILEERIAKEAFEKSKREEDPVEEILGYDPSILFLKHRIRQVGPSDISVMMIGEEGSGKKLVAKALHYISQRKNAPFHTVDCSGLSYELLEAELFGSFSGKIFNPGKLEQSNTGSLYIESIGDLPSNLQNKLFQTLSDKTIPNPTLKKKDEVLNIRIFTGSKRDLLEDIQKETFSMDLYYRLAEVPLRMPPLRERRGDIPLLAHHFLYQYNKQYGRNKSFSTEALKSLTGMPWSGNVRQLQSVIQYAVLVPQETVLEPYSFQQDGKREEETRTKVSGFGVGTEILTPSENLSLNLAIEKLEAIWIKEAFQRASTQEEVAKLLGISRGSLQYKLKNNQFLDGFSV encoded by the coding sequence ATGTCTGTGAAACAGGATATTTCCGGTGCCTTAAGGAAAATCCAAAAAGAAATCCAACAACTTCCGAATATTACGGATCGATTGAATTTCATTTTGGATATGACCCTCACTTTATTTGGTGCCTCAACGGGAAGTATCTCCATTATGGACCAAGAAGAAAAGGTCCTTACCATCGTTGCTGCCAAAGGTATGGACTGGGAGAAAAAAATTGCAGCAAAATTACCGTTTAACTTAGGTGTGACTGGTCGCGCTGCATCTACAAGAGAAATCACCTATGTTCCCGATGTTCTATTAGACAAAGATTATGTAAAACTCATTGAGACGGTTCGCTCAGAACTTGCCATTCCACTCCTTACAAGAGACTCTGTTGTAGGAGTTCTCAATTTAGAATCAGACAAAGTAAACTTTTTTTCACCCGATATCATCAACCAAGCTACTCTCTTTGCTTCTCAATTAACAATTGTTATTTTAGAAGAGAGAATTGCAAAAGAAGCATTCGAAAAATCCAAACGGGAAGAAGACCCTGTTGAAGAGATTTTAGGTTACGATCCAAGCATATTATTTTTGAAACATAGAATTAGGCAAGTGGGTCCTTCCGATATTTCGGTTATGATGATTGGAGAAGAGGGATCTGGCAAAAAATTAGTAGCAAAGGCACTTCATTATATTTCCCAAAGGAAAAATGCTCCCTTTCACACGGTTGATTGTTCTGGACTTAGTTATGAATTATTGGAAGCAGAACTTTTTGGAAGTTTTAGTGGTAAAATCTTCAATCCAGGAAAATTGGAACAATCCAATACTGGTTCCTTATACATAGAATCAATTGGCGATTTACCTTCCAATTTACAAAACAAACTGTTTCAAACTTTAAGTGATAAAACCATTCCGAATCCAACTTTAAAGAAAAAAGACGAAGTTCTAAATATCAGAATATTTACAGGTAGCAAACGAGACCTTTTGGAAGACATTCAGAAAGAAACGTTTTCCATGGATTTATATTACCGCCTAGCGGAAGTTCCACTTCGTATGCCACCGTTACGTGAAAGAAGAGGTGATATACCACTACTTGCACACCATTTTTTATACCAATACAATAAACAATATGGAAGAAACAAATCATTCTCCACCGAAGCCCTAAAGTCATTAACAGGAATGCCGTGGAGTGGGAATGTAAGACAATTACAAAGTGTCATTCAATATGCAGTCCTTGTTCCACAAGAGACAGTGCTTGAGCCATATTCTTTCCAACAAGATGGCAAACGTGAGGAAGAAACACGGACGAAAGTATCGGGATTCGGTGTGGGGACAGAAATTCTCACTCCAAGTGAGAACTTATCTTTGAATTTAGCGATTGAAAAACTAGAGGCAATTTGGATCAAAGAAGCCTTCCAAAGGGCGTCCACCCAAGAAGAGGTTGCAAAACTTTTGGGGATCAGCCGTGGATCTTTGCAATATAAGCTCAAAAATAACCAATTTCTCGACGGTTTCAGCGTTTGA
- the prfB gene encoding peptide chain release factor 2 produces the protein MDRSLKDLKKQTSEMIETFQTYWTAQNFQEDYDRLVSLIEKANDPKLWDSPDHAKNVTQKRNELQLKLDPWLDLKKELLDFPDLIELTSEEMGESGLKSLNNDFERMFEAFENLQMLDALSGKDDGKAAFINIHPGAGGTESQDWADMLLRMYTRFCEQKGYRAELVDYQPGETAGIKNATLYIQGDHPFGYLKCESGVHRLVRISPFDSNKRRHTSFASVYVTPEVDDDIQVNIEEKDLRVDVYRSSGAGGQHVNTTDSAVRITHIPTGVVVSCQMERSQIKNRDTAMKMLKARLYEMEKQKAEEENAKKAGEKRDIAWGSQIRSYVFHPYNLVKDHRTDFETGNVHAVMDGDLEDFIIAYLKYLTNQKANAKV, from the coding sequence ATGGATAGATCATTAAAAGACTTAAAAAAACAAACAAGTGAAATGATAGAAACATTTCAAACCTACTGGACTGCACAAAATTTCCAAGAGGATTATGATCGTTTGGTGTCCTTAATTGAAAAGGCAAACGATCCAAAATTATGGGATTCACCTGACCATGCTAAAAACGTAACTCAAAAACGAAACGAATTACAATTAAAGTTGGATCCATGGTTGGATTTAAAAAAAGAACTTTTAGATTTTCCAGACTTAATCGAACTCACTTCGGAAGAGATGGGAGAATCTGGATTAAAATCATTAAACAATGATTTTGAAAGAATGTTTGAGGCATTTGAAAACTTGCAAATGTTAGATGCTCTTTCTGGCAAAGATGATGGAAAAGCTGCCTTTATCAATATCCATCCAGGAGCGGGTGGAACTGAATCACAAGACTGGGCTGATATGTTACTTCGTATGTACACAAGGTTTTGTGAACAAAAAGGTTACCGAGCAGAACTTGTGGACTACCAACCGGGTGAAACCGCTGGAATCAAAAACGCTACACTTTACATCCAAGGGGACCATCCATTTGGGTATTTAAAATGTGAATCAGGAGTCCACCGCCTTGTTCGTATTTCTCCCTTTGATTCTAATAAACGTAGGCATACATCTTTTGCGTCTGTCTATGTGACACCAGAAGTGGATGACGATATCCAAGTGAACATCGAAGAAAAAGATTTACGAGTGGATGTTTACCGATCTTCGGGAGCTGGTGGTCAGCACGTGAACACCACCGACTCTGCCGTTCGGATCACACACATTCCAACAGGAGTTGTAGTCTCTTGCCAAATGGAAAGGTCACAAATCAAAAACCGTGATACCGCAATGAAGATGTTAAAAGCACGTCTTTACGAAATGGAAAAACAAAAAGCAGAAGAAGAGAATGCCAAAAAAGCAGGGGAAAAACGTGATATTGCTTGGGGTTCACAAATTCGAAGTTATGTGTTCCATCCTTATAACTTGGTAAAAGACCACAGAACCGATTTTGAAACAGGAAACGTCCATGCGGTGATGGATGGTGACCTGGAAGATTTTATCATTGCCTATTTAAAATACCTGACAAATCAGAAGGCAAACGCTAAAGTATAA
- the purD gene encoding phosphoribosylamine--glycine ligase → MEHKYKVLLLGSGGREHALADVISKSNSLESLKVFPGNGGFATELLLGADEISITDKSKFLEYIKISKTNLVVVGPEDPLVNGIADWCDEVGIPCFGPSAYCAQVEGSKHFAKEMMKRAKVPTASFAVFTDHESAWSYAQKEMLPMVVKADGLAAGKGVTVAFELKEVKRALDEIFLESKFGQSGNKVVIESFLEGEEASLFVITDGDRYMCLPAAQDHKRAYDGDIGPNTGGMGAYAPAPIVTDVVLSKVKSRIIEPMLEDFRNAGHPYKGLLYVGLMITKEGEPNVVEFNCRFGDPETQCVLRLLDEDILPIFYASATGNLPERNLKLKSGSSAIVVLAAKGYPDAPEKGMVLEIPPNEGNVVVYHAGTKKENQTILASGGRILGITSFGSSLKDAINDCYVFLSKVKAPNTFYRKDIGRRAL, encoded by the coding sequence TTGGAACATAAATATAAAGTTTTACTTCTTGGAAGTGGTGGCAGAGAACACGCATTAGCGGACGTGATCTCAAAATCTAACTCTTTGGAATCGTTGAAGGTATTCCCAGGAAATGGAGGATTTGCAACTGAGCTCCTGCTTGGAGCAGATGAAATTTCCATTACTGATAAATCTAAGTTTTTAGAATATATAAAGATTTCCAAAACAAATCTTGTTGTGGTGGGACCAGAAGACCCACTTGTCAATGGAATTGCCGATTGGTGTGATGAAGTTGGTATCCCTTGTTTTGGTCCATCTGCCTATTGTGCACAGGTAGAAGGTAGTAAACATTTTGCAAAAGAAATGATGAAACGAGCAAAAGTTCCCACAGCTTCTTTTGCTGTATTTACAGACCATGAATCGGCTTGGAGTTATGCTCAAAAAGAAATGTTACCAATGGTTGTCAAAGCAGATGGTTTGGCAGCGGGAAAAGGTGTTACAGTTGCTTTTGAATTGAAAGAAGTCAAACGAGCATTAGATGAAATATTTTTAGAATCAAAATTTGGTCAAAGTGGAAACAAAGTAGTCATCGAATCCTTTTTAGAAGGGGAAGAAGCTTCTTTATTTGTCATTACCGATGGAGACAGGTATATGTGTTTGCCTGCTGCCCAAGACCACAAACGTGCTTACGATGGAGACATTGGACCAAACACAGGTGGGATGGGAGCGTATGCACCAGCACCAATTGTGACTGATGTTGTACTTTCAAAAGTTAAATCGAGAATCATCGAACCAATGTTAGAAGACTTTCGTAATGCAGGACATCCTTACAAAGGACTATTATACGTGGGTCTAATGATCACAAAAGAAGGGGAACCCAATGTGGTCGAATTCAATTGTCGGTTTGGTGATCCTGAAACACAATGTGTGTTACGATTACTTGATGAAGACATTTTGCCGATTTTTTATGCATCTGCTACAGGTAATTTACCAGAAAGGAATTTAAAATTGAAATCTGGCTCTTCTGCAATTGTCGTACTTGCGGCAAAAGGATACCCTGATGCTCCTGAAAAAGGAATGGTGTTAGAAATTCCACCAAACGAAGGGAATGTGGTAGTATACCATGCAGGAACAAAAAAAGAAAACCAAACGATCCTTGCCAGTGGTGGACGTATCCTTGGGATCACATCGTTTGGATCCAGTTTAAAAGATGCGATTAATGATTGTTATGTATTTCTGTCGAAAGTAAAAGCACCAAATACATTTTATCGAAAAGATATTGGTAGGAGAGCTCTGTAA